The Amycolatopsis jiangsuensis nucleotide sequence GCAGGCTCTCGCCGCTGGCGAAGCGGCACGACCTGCCGTATCACGTGGTCGGCTCGGACCTGTCCGGCGTGGTGCTGCGCACCGGCGCCGGCGTGCACAACTGGAAACCCGGCGACGAGGTGGTGGCGCACTGCCTCAACGTGGAGCTGGAGGGCCCGGACGGGCACAACGACACGATGCTCGACACCGAGCAGCGGATCTGGGGCTTCGAGACGAACTTCGGCGGGCTGGCCGAGATCGCGCTCGTGAAGGCCAACCAGCTGATGCCGAAACCCACCCACCTGACGTGGGAGGAGGCCGCCTCTCCCGGGCTGGTCAACTCCACCGCCTACCGCCAGCTCGTCTCCCGCAACGGGGCCGACCTCAAACAGGGCGACGTCGTGCTGATCTGGGGTGCCTCCGGCGGGCTCGGCTCGTACGCCACGCAGTACGCGCTGAACGGCGGAGCGATCCCGGTGTGCGTGGTGTCCAGTCCGGAGAAGGCCGCGATCTGCCGGAAAATGGGTGCCGAGCTGATCATCGACCGCACCGCGGAGGGCTACCGGTTCTGGAAGGACGACCACGAGCAGGATTCCCGTGAATGGCAGCGGTTCGGCGCGAAGATCCGCGAGCTGACCGGCGGCGACGATCCGGACATCGTGTTCGAGCATCCGGGCAGGGAGACGTTCGGGGCCTCGGTGTACGCCGCGCGCAAGGGCGGCACGATCGTCACCTGCGCGTCCACTTCGGGCTACCTGCACCAGTACGACAACCGGTACCTGTGGATGAACCTGAAGCGGATCATCGGCTCGCACTTCGCGAACTACCGCGAGTCGTGGGAGGCCAACCGGCTGATCGCCAAGGGCCTGATCCATCCGACGCTGTCGAGGACCTATCCGCTCGAGGAGACCGGGCAGGCCGCGCTGGACGTGCACCGCAATGCGCACCAGGGCAAGGTCGGCGTGCTCGCGCTGGCGCCGGAGGAAGGCCTCGGCGTCCGCGACGGACAGCTGCGCGCGAAGCACGTTGACGCGATCAACGCCTTCCGCGACGCCTGAACGGCGACCATCGGCCTACCGCGTTCGGCCGCTCGGCGCACGGGCGGCCGGACGGCCGTGGGTGCTCACCCGTCCGTGACCCCGCAGCGACTACGGTAGGGCCATGAGCCTTGGCGAGGAACGGGAGCTGGTGCCGCTGGGAGCCGGCTTCGACGTGGCGAAGCGCGGGTACAGCCGAGCACAGGTCGACGAGCATCTGGAACGGCTCGACGGCGATCTGAAGATGCTCACCGCCGACCGGGACGCCGCCATCGGCCAGTCCGGCGACCTGGCCCGGCAGCTGGAGACCGCACGCGGCGAGATCGCCGATCTGCGCGGCCAGGTGGACCGGCTGGCGCAGCCGCCGACGAGCGTCGAGGGCCTGTCCGAGCGGCTGCAGCGGATGTTGCGGCTGGCCCAGGACGAGGCTGCCGACACGCGGGCGCGTGCCGAGGCGGAGGCCGGGCACATCCGGGCCAAGGCGGAGACCGACGCGAGCGCCATGCGGGCCCGCTACGAGCAGCTGCTGACCGAACTCGACCTGCGGCGCAAGGAGATGGAGGCCGAGCACCGCAAGGTGCTGGAGGACGCCCGCGCCGAGGCGAAGCGGATCACCGACGAGGCCGA carries:
- the ccrA gene encoding crotonyl-CoA carboxylase/reductase — translated: MTQLDEIRQAILNDDLDALAGLPVPESYRGVTVHAEDVGMFEGLSSQDKDPRRSLHVDEVPVPELGPGEALVAVMASAINYNTVWTSIFEPIPTFKFLEKYGRLSPLAKRHDLPYHVVGSDLSGVVLRTGAGVHNWKPGDEVVAHCLNVELEGPDGHNDTMLDTEQRIWGFETNFGGLAEIALVKANQLMPKPTHLTWEEAASPGLVNSTAYRQLVSRNGADLKQGDVVLIWGASGGLGSYATQYALNGGAIPVCVVSSPEKAAICRKMGAELIIDRTAEGYRFWKDDHEQDSREWQRFGAKIRELTGGDDPDIVFEHPGRETFGASVYAARKGGTIVTCASTSGYLHQYDNRYLWMNLKRIIGSHFANYRESWEANRLIAKGLIHPTLSRTYPLEETGQAALDVHRNAHQGKVGVLALAPEEGLGVRDGQLRAKHVDAINAFRDA